One segment of Macaca fascicularis isolate 582-1 chromosome 2, T2T-MFA8v1.1 DNA contains the following:
- the LOC102118714 gene encoding large ribosomal subunit protein uL23 encodes MAPKAKKEAPAPPKAEAKAKALKAKKAVLKGVHSHKKKKIHTSPTFRRPKTLRLRRQPKYPRKSVPRRNKLDHYAIIKFPLTTESAMKKIEDNNTLVFIVDVKANKHQIKQAVKKLYDIDVAKVNTLIRPDGEKKAYVRLAPDYDALDVANKIGII; translated from the coding sequence ATGGCGCCGAAAGCGAAGAAGGAAGCTCCTGCCCCTCCTAAAGCCGAAGCCAAAGCGAAGGCTTTAAAGGCCAAGAAGGCAGTGTTGAAAGGTGTCCacagccacaaaaaaaagaagatccacaCGTCACCCACCTTCCGGCGGCCCAAGACACTGCGACTCCGGAGGCAGCCCAAATATCCTCGGAAGAGCGTCCCCAGGAGAAACAAGCTTGACCACTATGCTATCATCAAGTTTCCACTGACTACTGAGTCTGCCATGAAGAAGATAGAAGACAACAACACACTTGTGTTCATTGTGGATGTTAAAGCCAACAAGCACCAGATTAAacaggctgtgaagaagctctatgACATTGATGTGGCCAAGGTCAACACCCTGATTCGGCCTGATGGAGAGAAAAAGGCGTATGTTCGACTGGCTCCTGATTACGACGCTTTGGATGTTGCCAACAAAATTGGGATCATCTAA